The following DNA comes from Microtus ochrogaster isolate Prairie Vole_2 unplaced genomic scaffold, MicOch1.0 UNK118, whole genome shotgun sequence.
aaaaaaacacatactggagagaaatcctacaaatgtaatcaatgtgataaaacCTTTGAATGTACGAGTAATCTTtgaaatcataagaaaaaaatcatctgaaTGTAGTTAATGTGGCAGAGTTTTGTAAGTCATGGttcttgttctttatacaataataaaacttttagtaTGTTGTTAGTCTGTTAAAGCCTTTGAATATAACATTAGACTTGAGGATATGAAAAAAAGTCATACCATAGGGAATCTGAATATAAATGATTTGGTAAGATCGTTAGCAACCACACTTAATTTCTATTACACAAGAGTATTTATTATGGAGAAATCAATGTGACATGTGCCAACAATCTGTTCAAACATTATAATGTATACATCTGTAAAATCACATGAACAAAAGGCCTATGAATTTAAATACGTCTCTtcaattaaatgagataatgatCCAGGTATAAAACTTCATGGATGtgccttttctgttgctgtgataaagcaacatgtttaaatttcaagatttgttttagttttgtgggttttttttttccgagacagggtttctctgtggttttggagcctgtcctggaactagctcttgtagaccaggctggtctcgaactcacagagattcgcttgcctctgcctcccgagtgctgggattaaaggcatgcgccaccaccgcccagcttgttttagttttaattatgccATGTCACTGTTTCTTTGTGTGGGTGTGTTCATGTTCATTCTGGTTCCCAAGGTTTGACCCTTGGAACTGTTCAAGCATTATAATGtccctctttattttgttttcacctACAAACTCACATGGACAATAGGCCTATAAatttaaatgataatgaaatcttttttatatttcatacttCTCTTCAATTATATGAGATAATGAATCTAGGTCCATGTATAATGAATACATGGACATGTATTAttgccttttctgttgctgtgataaagcaacATGTTTAAGTGAACTTATGCCAGGGTTTAATTTGGCCCTTGGTTCTAGAGAAATACAGGACCACTGTGAAAGTGACCTGGAAACAAGTGTCAAACATGGCAgttaaaataagaagcaaaacatTCACATCAACCTGCAGCATGAAGCAGAAAGGATAAACTGGAAATGGCGTGCATATGTAAAGGCCaaccccagtgacatatttcttcCAGCAGGACAGCTTTTCCTAAATCTTCCCATATGATACCACAGATTGAGAATGATTGATTTCACTAACTTCAAGCCAACATGTTGCTTTCTGTTACATGATCCAATTCATAATGGAGAAAAACTCTGTAAACCTTTAGATGCCTCAACACCTGTATTACAGGAATTACAATAGAAAAACATAAGTGAAAATTAGTTTCaggatttgttttaatttaattatgcCATGTCACTGTGTCTTTATGtgggtatgtgcttgtgtgttctgGTTCCCAAGTAGGTTAGACCTTTGTAGCTTCTTGTAGCAGGAATTATTGAAAGTTGTCAAAACCTGACCTTGGTCCTGGGAATGAACTTGCATTAAGGGCTTGATGATGTCTCTAgctctgtaaatattttaaagctttctttctATCATCTTGATATCAGTAAATAGGGAGGAATTCATACAAGAGAGAAACCTTATTCATGTAAACAAATTTGTAAAGACTTTTGACATCACAGTTGTCTTAATTTCAAGGAAAAAAACTTGTTTCATCTCTTTTTCATTGTAGCCTTGAAGTAAATAATTAATCAAGTCCAGTAAAGACTTATGCGAGGATCACATTGTGGCTTCTATTTTGCAATATGGGAGGTAGATATAAAAGTGTACTATATGTGTAGCAAATCCATTTAATGAATTTTGTAGCACAAGTTCTAATAGGCATTAGTAGTAAAGGCCCAGgataagatagaaagaaaaaatactagaTTGAAACTCTATGAACATAAAGAATATGGCAAAGCCTTTTTACATCACAGTCATCTTCagatacataaaagaacacatactggagagaaggcctatgaatgtaatcagtgtggtaaagtcTTTGCATGTCACAGTCATTTACaagtacataaaagaacacatactggagagaaaccctatgaatttAATCAGTGTGGAAAAGCCTTTGCATGCCATAGTCAACTACAggtacataaaagaacacatactggagagaaggcttatgaatgtaatcagtgtggaaAAGCCTTTGCACGTCACAGTAGTCTCCAAATACATGAAAGaatccatactggagagaagccctatgaatcTAATCAGTGTGGAAAAGCCTTTGCATGTCACAGTAGAATCCGAAAACATGAAAGaagccatactggagagaagccctatgaatgtaatcagtgatGAAAAGCCTTTGCATGCCATTGTCATCTCCAAGTACATATAAGaactcatactggagagaaatctAATGAATGTAATTAGTGTGATAAAGCCTTTGCTTTGCTTATAGCATAGTTATTTTGAAGGTGCTTCAATGCCTGTGTTATAGGAATGAATGCTTATAAGAGAGAAACTTTCATGTGTGAAAAACTGTTTAAAGAGTTGTTTTAATTGTAATTATGTGATGTCATATGTTTGTGTGGGTACATAAATTTTTCATGTTGGCTTCTGAGAATGTTCGACCCTAGGATCTTCTTGTAGCAAGAATTACAGGAAGTTGTCAAAAATTATGCCTTGGTCCTAGGAATGAATATTTCTTAATTGCCCAGCCATGTTTCTAGtgctgtaaatattttaaagtctatttgtATCATGTTGAATTCAAGAAATACGGATAAACTCATATGAGAGAAAAACTGTATTCCTGAAAATGATTTTGTAAAAACATTAGACATCACAGTTGTCTTcagcttcaagaaaaaaaaatgtttcattttttttttgtaatagctAGCCTTGGAGGAAGTAAATCATTTACCATGTTCACTTAAGACTGATGTTAGAGATCACTTCATTGTGGTTTCTACTTTGAAACATTTGAAATGAAACATACTAAAATGTGCTTCATGTGTGACAAATTCATTTCTTGCCTCTTAGACTTTctagaaattagaaaaatcataaaTCTTTCTTTATCAAGAGTTGCTGTTTGAGTTTGTCTTCAGAATATCTGAACTATGAGGGAAAGGGTGAAGGAACATACACACAAGGGACACCATATTTTGGAAGAGGAACAAGAAGTGCTCTGAGAGACTGGAAGAGTTTCTACTAAAATATCAATTTTCCAGACTAGAGCCCTGTGTTTCCCTAGGGTGGaatggcagagctgggaaggGCTCTGCTGGCTTAGTTATTTGATTTATGCTCATCTAGTAAGGGAATTGCTACTGTCTTTAGGCTCAGCTGGGTAATTCTAGCTTTTGAGCTATTGGGTACTGAAGACCAATGCAGGTTGCAAAAATTAATCTTTCTGTGTTGTCAAGGCCAGTTGAGCATCTAGTCTTTAGAGGTCACTTGTGCTTGGAAGCAATCTCAGATTCAAGTCTCTCTATTATCAATTGCTCATCAATGTGAGGATAAGACAAAAGCTTTGCTTTATGTGTTGTGGCTTTCTTTGAAACCTTGAAGAAATATTTCCCACATTGATCCTCCTTTTGTAGACTTGATAAAGATTCCAATTCATTGATTGGGTTATCCATGGCTTCCATGAACAGAACAATAAATGATCAATAATTAGCCTTTGTACCCAGGGACCTCACTGACCTTGTATAGAAATGAGAGGAATATTCCCCCTTTTGGTCCCTTTAATGACATTAGAATAGCCTCTAAGAATGATTATTAAACACATAGAAGATCAGTTTTATGCTAGTTTTGTACTTTTAACTACTTTATAAGACTTCAATAGTCAGACACAACTCAATATACTTTGACATACCTTTTGGCCGGTTTTTGAAATAGTTGGAATATGATCTTGCAAACTTTAATAAATATGTAATCCCTAAGTCTCATCCTTATGTACCTTAAACAACTTACTCAACATTCATAGAGTGTAAAACCTTTTCAGTCTTCTTTATCCTGGAGCCATCCAGTCATAATCATGTTTATA
Coding sequences within:
- the LOC113455791 gene encoding zinc finger protein 120-like, producing the protein MIQALVVKAQDKIERKNTRLKLYEHKEYGKAFLHHSHLQIHKRTHTGEKAYECNQCGKVFACHSHLQVHKRTHTGEKPYEFNQCGKAFACHSQLQVHKRTHTGEKAYECNQCGKAFARHSSLQIHERIHTGEKPYESNQCGKAFACHSRIRKHERSHTGEKPYECNQ